The Winogradskyella schleiferi genome contains the following window.
TAAAAATTTACAACAAGATATTGAAAACAAGAACAGAGAGCTCGGTATGGCCACCATGAACTTGGTAAAGCGAAATGAACTGTTAGGTAATATTAAGAGCGAACTTTCTAAAAGCAAATCATTAAATGAAGTTGGAAAAGTAGTTAAGCTTATTAATTCAAGTATAAACGACACCAATGATTGGGAATTGTTTGAGGAAGCCTTCAATAATGTCGATAAGGATTTCATGAAAAAAATAAAAACACTTCACCCATCCATTACGCCTAATGACTTAAGATTATGTGCGTACTTAAGATTAAACCTTTCATCTAAGGAAATTGCCCCATTGTTAAATATCTCTCATAAAAGTGTTGAGGTTAAACGCTATCGTTTGCGTAAAAAGATGGAATTAGACCATGAGCAGAGTTTGTCTAATTACATAATTGAGTTATAGCACCTATACAACTTCGTTATAAACCTATACAAAACCCATACAAATGCAGTTTTTAATAGTTTTAAGTTAGAAATGTTAAATCCTGTTAATTATCCTCGATATTAGAGAATTGCTCAAAATCAAAGGCACTTAATTGTTGTATTGACAAAAAAAAGGATTAATTTTTATTTTGTATGTTTTTTGTATGGTATTAATTTATTAAATCCTCAACCCTTTTTTATAAGTTGCATTATCTAATCAATTAATTGTAAAGATTAGTATGTTAAACGTTTTATTTCCAACAATGATTATGCAAAACGATCATTATACGTCTTTACAATAGAATAAAAACAAGAACATGAAAATAAAATTTTTAGCGCTCGCGGCATTTATTTTTTCAATTACAGCTTATGCGCAAAATTTAAATGTTTCTGGTACTGTTACAGAAGCATCTTCGGGACAACCTTTGCCTGGTGTAAATGTAATTCTTAAAAACACTTCTAAAGGGGCATCAACAGATTTTGATGGAAATTTCACTTTAAATGATGTACCGCTTAATTCAGTGCTGGTTGTTTCTTATTTGGGATTCGTAACCCAGGAAATTAAAATTGTTGATAGCCAGCCGTTGTCTATTTCCTTAGTGGAGGATTCGGAATCGTTAAAAGAAGTGGTGGTTATTGGATATGGAACACAGACAAAAAAGGAAATTACTGGTGCTGTAGCCGTAGTTTCTAGTGAAACCGTTGAAACTTTGAAACCCACAAGAATAGAGCAAGCGTTGCAAGGCCAGGTGGCTGGTGTAAATATTGTTTCAAATTCAGGTTCGCCAGGTTCTGCTTCAACAATTAGTATTCGAGGTGTCTCAACCAATGGAGATTCAAGACCTTTAATTTTAGTGGATGGAACGGTTGTGGAAGATTTAAGTGTCATTAATCCAAATGATATTGAGACCATAAATATCTTAAAAGATGCAACTGCTGGTATATATGGCGTAAGAGCTGCAAATGGCGTGATTCTTATTACTACAAAATCGGGTAGAAAAAATATGCCTCTTACTATTGAATATAATGGTTATGGAGGTTTTCAAGAAACGACACGAAAGCTGCCGATGTTAAATGCAACTGAGTATGGGCTATTACTGAATGAGTCATTTGCAGCCAATGGTGACCCATTGGATTTTCCAGATGTATCTGGATTAGGCCAAGGTACAGATTGGCAAGATCAAGTTTTTGAGAATCGTGCGCCAATTTACAGTAATGCTATAACCTTAAAAGGAGGTGGAGAAAAGTCTACTTATGCTGTAAGTAATTCATTCTTAAGCCAAAATGGTATTGTAGGTGGTAATAAATCAAAATTTACAAGATTGACCCAACGAGGCAGCTATAGCGTGGATTTAATTAAAGATTTAAAGTTAAGCGCTGGTTTAACTTGGACACATACCGTTAGAAGAACCCTTCCTGAAACAGGAATAGGTTCGGTATTATTTAATGCCCTTAATATGGCGCCGACTATAGCGCCAAACGGTTCTGCTGAAAATCTTGGTTTTGAGGTCGTAAATCCTGTTAAGCAAATAGAAAATACCTATAACATTGGTTTAGTAGATAGAATAAATGGAAATATTAACCTGTCCTATAAATTTTTAGAGCATTTTACGGCGCAGGCTAGTTATCAATTCAATTATGCTAAAGTAACTAGTAATTCGTTCTCGCCTTTTGTTGATTACGGAATTATAGGGACCAATGATAAAGTATTTGATTTAAGACGAAACGAAGATTCAGATAATAATACGGTTTATGAAGGTAGGTCGTTTTTTAGGGACTATACATTTGATGCGTTTGTTAAATACGAGAATAGTTTTAACGACCGTCATAACTTAAATGTATTATTAGGGACCTCTGTATTTAAAACGAGCGGTGATTTCATAAGTTTTACGGGCTTTGGAATTAGGGATAATTATATTGGGAACGCTAACTTAGAAGATGCTACACGATTCCAGAATAATAACCCTAATGGAAATGATCTTAGTTTTGATCAAAGGTTACTATCCTATTTTGCAAGAGTACAATACGACTATAAAGGGAAGTACTTATTATCTGCAGTAATAAGACGTGATGGCTCAACAAATTTTGGTCCTAATAATAAATTTGGTTTCTTTCCATCTGGTTCTATTGGGTGGATAGCGTCAGACGAAGATTTTTTGGAAGACAGTAAGTTTCTTGACTTTTTAAAACTTAGGGTTTCCTATGGTATTTTGGGTAATGATAGAATTGGTCCTTTTGGGTACGTCTCGGTTTTAGACGGCGAAGCGACTTATGTATTTGATAATACATTGGTTTTTGGTGCTGCTGCGGGAAGAATATCAAATCCAGAAATACAATGGGAACAACAAGAAACTTTTAATATTGGTTTAGACATGCGTTTTTGGGACAATAAGGTGGATGTGACTATGGATTATTTTAATAAGCGCACAAATGATCTTTTGGTGCAACCCGACGCTTCAGGTCTTATTGGTGTAGGTGCACCAAGTTCTTCACCACCAATTATAAATGCAGGTGTTGTTGATAATAAAGGATTCGAATTTTCCCTTGGCTATTCAGAGCAATTGAGCGATAATTTTAAATTCAACTTAAAATATAATGTGACTGCTCTTGATAACAATGTT
Protein-coding sequences here:
- a CDS encoding SusC/RagA family TonB-linked outer membrane protein translates to MKIKFLALAAFIFSITAYAQNLNVSGTVTEASSGQPLPGVNVILKNTSKGASTDFDGNFTLNDVPLNSVLVVSYLGFVTQEIKIVDSQPLSISLVEDSESLKEVVVIGYGTQTKKEITGAVAVVSSETVETLKPTRIEQALQGQVAGVNIVSNSGSPGSASTISIRGVSTNGDSRPLILVDGTVVEDLSVINPNDIETINILKDATAGIYGVRAANGVILITTKSGRKNMPLTIEYNGYGGFQETTRKLPMLNATEYGLLLNESFAANGDPLDFPDVSGLGQGTDWQDQVFENRAPIYSNAITLKGGGEKSTYAVSNSFLSQNGIVGGNKSKFTRLTQRGSYSVDLIKDLKLSAGLTWTHTVRRTLPETGIGSVLFNALNMAPTIAPNGSAENLGFEVVNPVKQIENTYNIGLVDRINGNINLSYKFLEHFTAQASYQFNYAKVTSNSFSPFVDYGIIGTNDKVFDLRRNEDSDNNTVYEGRSFFRDYTFDAFVKYENSFNDRHNLNVLLGTSVFKTSGDFISFTGFGIRDNYIGNANLEDATRFQNNNPNGNDLSFDQRLLSYFARVQYDYKGKYLLSAVIRRDGSTNFGPNNKFGFFPSGSIGWIASDEDFLEDSKFLDFLKLRVSYGILGNDRIGPFGYVSVLDGEATYVFDNTLVFGAAAGRISNPEIQWEQQETFNIGLDMRFWDNKVDVTMDYFNKRTNDLLVQPDASGLIGVGAPSSSPPIINAGVVDNKGFEFSLGYSEQLSDNFKFNLKYNVTALDNNVVSVSQEGGFVPGGAFGIGQEAPSRMEAGQPIGYFRGFKTNGIFQNQAQIDNSPILNNNTQPGDLIFVDINEDGVIDDLDKTYIGDPIADITMGLNLSFDFYNFDFGAYAFASIGNDIVRNYERNLPLTNRSIQYLNRWTGEGTSNTFPRVTTGATNNTLFSDFYVEDGSYLRLQNVQLGYSVSPDASEKWGFNKLRFYVSVTNLFTLTEYTGYDPTTSVGFNSDTGSSNAIGSGIDYGFYPNPRTYLVGMNLKF